The following nucleotide sequence is from Mangifera indica cultivar Alphonso chromosome 1, CATAS_Mindica_2.1, whole genome shotgun sequence.
CTTTtgcataatataaataagaatatattttaaatttataaaatagttttacaaataatatattatcatataataaaataattttaaattaaaaataaaataatatttaattataccgtaatatattatttatatatttattttataggtTCAAAATGCACACATGATAGTATTACTTGGTGTAAAAAACAGAGTAGGATTGAAAATGCAGAACTCGTTGCTATTATGAAGTCATTGGTCAGTGACAGCCAAAGTGGtatttttataagtataaatactAACCCATAACAGGTTAATGGAGGTATGTTTAttgctataaaaaaaaaaaaacaggttAGGAGGCATTTTTATTGCGATAAAAACAAAAGCAGGtttgttgattttatatattaagtttgGTTTTATCAAAACCATCTTCATAAGCCAGCAGACTTCCTATTCAATTCATGAGGAAGTTGGGAAAGTagaaattgattttcatttttcacagAACACCTATGCAGATTATGGGGAGAGAGAGTGAGGGTCGACCTTTCTCCATGTCTGACTCAGACCATGTTCTCTTACTTGTATCATCATCAATCGTAGCTcttcttattattttcattctaTTCAATGGAAAGAAAACCAGATTTAATCTTCCACCAGGCAACATGGGGTGGCCTTTTATTGGAGAAACCATTGGTTATTTGAAGCCTCACTCAGCTATATCATTAGGTGAATTCATGGAACATCACATAGAAAggtaaactaaaattttattcagcTGGAACGGGGGAGAGAGACTTCAATCCAATCATGGCATTAACTAACTGTTTTATTTTAACTGATATGCCGCAGGTATGGAAAAATCTACAAATCAAACCTGTTTGGGGAGCCGACGATAGTCTCTGCAGATGCTGGGCTGAATAGATTCATATTTCAAAATGAAGGGAAATTGTTTGAATGCAGCTATCCAAGAAGCATCGGTGGGATTCTGGGAAAATGGTCTATGTTGGTTCTTGTTGGAGACATGCATCGAGACATGAGAATGATATCTCTCAACTTCTTGAGCCACGCCAGGCTGAGGAATCATCTATTGAGAGAAGTGGAGAACCATACCTTTCTTGTTTTGAATGCATGGAAAGATCATTCTGTAATCTCTGCTCAAGATGAAGCCAAGAAGGTTAATTACTTTTTCAAAGTATGAATATGTTTCAtgagggattttttttttaaaagttagctCAGTAATTTTATGAAGATGGGTCTTGCAGTTTACTTTCAATTTGATGGCGAAACATATAATGAGCATGGACCCTCGCAAACCAGAGACTGAGCAGTTAAAAAGAGAATATGTTACTTTCATGAAAGGAGTTGTATCTGCACCTTTAAATTTTCCTGGATGTGCATACAGAAGGGCCTTACAGGTAAATCATACCTAATGTTCATAATGAAGTTATTAATAAGTTACTAAATAGTTTCATCttgtttgattaatttggttgttCTGTTTTTTAGTCTCGATCAACCATTCTGAAATTTAT
It contains:
- the LOC123214950 gene encoding cytochrome P450 90B1-like, which translates into the protein MQIMGRESEGRPFSMSDSDHVLLLVSSSIVALLIIFILFNGKKTRFNLPPGNMGWPFIGETIGYLKPHSAISLGEFMEHHIERYGKIYKSNLFGEPTIVSADAGLNRFIFQNEGKLFECSYPRSIGGILGKWSMLVLVGDMHRDMRMISLNFLSHARLRNHLLREVENHTFLVLNAWKDHSVISAQDEAKKFTFNLMAKHIMSMDPRKPETEQLKREYVTFMKGVVSAPLNFPGCAYRRALQSRSTILKFIEGKMKERIQKMDGEEDTEQDDLLGWVLKHSNLSTEQILDLVLSLLFAGHETSSVAIALSIYFLQSCPAAIKQLQEEHLEIARAKKQSGSGEMELNWEDYKKMEFTQCVVSETLRLGNVVRFLHRKALKDVRYKGYDIPSGWKVLPVLAAVHLDSSLYDHPQHFDPWRWQQNSGTRGATNNYFMPFGGGPRLCAGSELAKLQMAVFIHHLVLNYQWELAEPDQAFAFPFVDFPKGLPIRVKHQPLI